CGCCCACTCACCAGGTCTGCGCGGGAGCCCTCGTGGGGGGGCTTGGGCTGCCGGAGCTCGCTGGGTGCCAGCTGCAGGGACACACCGTGGCTGTGGCCCCCGTGGCTATGGCTGCTGTGGCCGCAGGGCCCGTCCTCCAGGTCCTGTGAGGGTAGGTGCTCAGTGTCCACCAGGCCCCCAGCACACCCACCCGCCGGGTACCTTCCCAAGAAGCCTGACCTCCGGGTCCCTGGGCAGCAGGAGATTGAAGAGGTTCTCAAACAGGAAGAAGGCGTAGAGCCCGGCCAGCATAGCCAGGAGGCACCAGGTGGGCTGTGGGCTGAGGCCCTCTTCGCTGTGTGTATGCAGCCCCAGCACCTGGGGAGTAGGGGCGCTGGGCTGGGGGGGAGGTCCCAGGGCGCCTCCCACCAAGACCCAGGGAGAGGGGTCAGGAGGTGGGGTGGGTAAGGGCCCTGGGAGGGCATGGCCTGGGAGTCCATGGTGGGGAACGGAGGGCCAGGGTCGCGGGTTTGTGGGGGCAGACCTTGGGCGTCAGATGCAGGACAGCGTCCCCAGTGAGTGCACCCACTGCCAGGCTCAGGAAGGTCTGCAGGATGTAGTGGGTGACCCCCCTGCAGCCAGTGCAGGTCAGCAGCAGGAGGCCAAAGACCGCACAGAGGCAGATGAGCAGCGTGGCCAGGGAGCCGTACAGATACCCTGGGGGCGGGTGAGGCGGCTGTGAGAGCTTTTCTTCCAGACTCAGCCCCTGCTTCCCGGGCGCTGCTCACCAGAGCTGCAGGCCGTCAGTGTGGGCCAGGCCCTCACTCAggctgaccctcctgcctcaaagCCCCACTCTCCTGGCGACGCCACCTTCCCCTGTGTCTGTTGTTTCTACTTCCAGCCCCTGCTCACTCTCTCCATCCCTCATCCTCGGCAGCCACTCCTTCCTTCCTACACGGGCTCCACCTCTGTGCTGCCAGCACAGTGTCGGCGTGGGCACTCACTCTCTGCCTGGCTGAGCTGGTCCTGGACGGGGGGCCTGGACTGGGAGGTGCAGGCTCCACTCAGCTGCTGTTGGAGCAGGGCAGGGCTCAGTTGGGCCCAGGCCTCCGGGGTCACCCCAGCCTGTTCCGACAGTCCATATGCAGCCATCACGTCCCTGGCACTCAGGCATACCTGCGGAGTGGCAGGACAGGCTCAGGGGCCTGAGCAGACCCCAGTGGGGCCCCATCTTACCCCAGGGCGCAGCTCACCGTGTCCCACACACTGGAGCTGTTGTTGGAGCTGATGAGGGGCACAGGGTCCTGGCTGCTGGCTCCCCTGTGCCGATGACTGTCGTCGCTGTGGgcctccctgcccacccccaggCGCTGCATCAAGGCTGACAGCTCTGGCAGGGAGAAGAGTTGGCACCGCGAGTCTGTGTGGGCTCCGGCCCTGCCCCCCAGGGACATGGAGGCTGGGGACTCGGGGGTGCGCCCCTCcacagcccagcccaggcctCACCGGCCAGCGTCATAGGGACCTCGCTGCTGTGCTGCTGGAACACAAAGTCCACGAAGTACTGAGGGCTCGGCAAGGCGTGGAAGCAAGACCCGCTCCTGACATGGTCCAGCAGGGCAGCCAGGACGCCGCCAGCACTGCCCGGAGCCCCCGCCCCCACTGCCTCCTCCAGCAGCTGAGGGATATCTACGCAGGCCTGGGGAAGAGGGGGCCTCCGCCTCAGCCTTTGGTGTGACCTTCTGCCATCCACCCCGCTGCCCCTGGATGCATCTCCCACCCCAACTACAGGATCTGCCCCCACCAGCCCCGCCCCTCCCTGGAGCCACAGCCCTCCCTGCCGGGCCCAGCTGCTTCAGGCTCCCACTCAGGCCTCTGGGTTCCTCCCTCATGAGGTCCCTCCCGGGGCTCCTACAGGCTCCCAACTGCCCAGTAGTGAGCCCCACGTTGTGAATCCCCAGCCGCAGGCCGACTCCTGGGCGTCTCCCCAGGCCCCCAGGCTCCCTGAAGGCTTTGCAGCCAGGCCGGGTCCCGTGGGCCATGGGGCCCTCCTCACCCACTCCCCTGGTCTGCCTGGACTCTCCCTCACCGTCTTGGGGGTCTGGCCGGCAGCCCGGGCCTGCATCCTCTGCAGCAGCCAGCTCAGGCCCGGGGTCAGGGCCTTGGGGCTCCCGAGCAGGGCCAGGAGGTGGTCTGCATGAGAGGCCCAGAGGCCAGCCCGAGCGTCCTCACAGGTGCCCTCGGGGTTGCTGAGGTACAGGACGGCGGCGGCACTGAGGCGAGCGATGTACCTGGCCTCTAGGACCGGGCCCGGGGGCAGCCCTGACCCCTCAGGCTCGCCCAGGCCCAGGGCGTCCTCCACAGACAGGCACTGTGGGCAGAGACAAGTGAGCAGGGGCGCTGGGCCCaccagggaggggagaggcaggCCTGGCCAAAGGGCTTCCCTGAGGGCCTGTTTCCCTCTCAAGTCCAACAACGTCCACCATCCTCTCTCAACCCCTTGCGCCCTTCCGTCTCCCCAGGCCCCTGTTCTGCTTCCCCAACTACAGGGGTGCACGCAGAGGGGTCCCCAACAGTGGTCCCCCATCCCCAGGGGACTCCCCTGGAGCCACTGCCAATTTGATGGCAGAGGGCCGGCAGGGGGAGTTGGCCCTGGGGTCCTGGGGAGAAGAGG
This genomic stretch from Pan paniscus chromosome 7, NHGRI_mPanPan1-v2.0_pri, whole genome shotgun sequence harbors:
- the SLC39A4 gene encoding zinc transporter ZIP4 isoform X3, which translates into the protein MASLVSLELGLLLAVLVVTATATASPPAGLLSLLTSGQGALDQEALDGLLNTLADRVHCANGPCGKCLSVEDALGLGEPEGSGLPPGPVLEARYIARLSAAAVLYLSNPEGTCEDARAGLWASHADHLLALLGSPKALTPGLSWLLQRMQARAAGQTPKTACVDIPQLLEEAVGAGAPGSAGGVLAALLDHVRSGSCFHALPSPQYFVDFVFQQHSSEVPMTLAELSALMQRLGVGREAHSDDSHRHRGASSQDPVPLISSNNSSSVWDTVCLSARDVMAAYGLSEQAGVTPEAWAQLSPALLQQQLSGACTSQSRPPVQDQLSQAERYLYGSLATLLICLCAVFGLLLLTCTGCRGVTHYILQTFLSLAVGALTGDAVLHLTPKVLGLHTHSEEGLSPQPTWCLLAMLAGLYAFFLFENLFNLLLPRDPEDLEDGPCGHSSHSHGGHSHGVSLQLAPSELRQPKPPHEGSRADLVAEESPELLNPEPRRLSPELRLLPYVITLGDAVHNFADGLAVGAAFASSWKTGLATSLAVFCHELPHELGDFAALLHAGLSVRQALLLNLASALTAFAGLYVALAVGVSEESEAWILAVATGLFLYVALCDMLPAMLKVRDPRPWLLFLLHNVGLLGGWTVLLLLSLYEDDITF
- the SLC39A4 gene encoding zinc transporter ZIP4 isoform X1 is translated as MSLGGRAGAHTDSRCQLFSLPELSALMQRLGVGREAHSDDSHRHRGASSQDPVPLISSNNSSSVWDTVCLSARDVMAAYGLSEQAGVTPEAWAQLSPALLQQQLSGACTSQSRPPVQDQLSQAERYLYGSLATLLICLCAVFGLLLLTCTGCRGVTHYILQTFLSLAVGALTGDAVLHLTPKDLEDGPCGHSSHSHGGHSHGVSLQLAPSELRQPKPPHEGSRADLVAEESPELLNPEPRRLSPELRLLPYVITLGDAVHNFADGLAVGAAFASSWKTGLATSLAVFCHELPHELGDFAALLHAGLSVRQALLLNLASALTAFAGLYVALAVGVSEESEAWILAVATGLFLYVALCDMLPAMLKVRDPRPWLLFLLHNVGLLGGWTVLLLLSLYEDDITF